In Geminocystis sp. NIES-3709, a single genomic region encodes these proteins:
- a CDS encoding valine--tRNA ligase, producing the protein MNNSHSTLPSQYEPHTTEAKWQEFWRSQEIFKANPKDEKEPYAIVIPPPNVTGRLHMGHAFNTSLIDTLIRYHRMRGKNTLCLPGTDHASIAVQTIIEKQLKEEGKTRYDLGREKFLEKAWQWREESGGAIVNQLQRLGLSADWSRERFTLDENLCTAVKTAFIKLYEEGLIYRGNYMVNWCPESQSAVSDLEVENKEVDGNLWHLRYPLTEGDEYVEVATTRPETMLGDTAVAVNPHDERYQHLIGKTLILPITFREIPIIADEFVDPAFGTGCVKVTPAHDPNDFQMGKRHDLLFINILNKDGTINENGGEFQGQDRFEARKNVVNRLEKEGFLVRVEAYRHSIPYSDRGKVPVEPLLSTQWYVKIEPLAQKALTELDENNSPHFVPQRWQKVYRDWLVKIQDWCISRQLWWGHQIPAWYIISKTGGEITDDTPFVVAFNESEARDKACEQYGEDIIIAQDPDVLDTWFSSGLWPFSTMGWPFNTDDLVTYYPNATLVTGFDIIFFWVARMTMMAGHFTNKMPFKDVYIHGLVRDENGKKMSKSANNGIDPLLLSDKYGTDALRYTLIREVAGAGQDISLQYNRETDESESVEASRNFANKLWNAARFVLMNLEGKTPQQLGYPNLQQLELSDRWIISRFNQVVKETRESIENYGLGEAAKGLYEFIWGDFCDSYIELVKTRLWQKEESSSRLVAQQTLGYILEGILKLLHPFMPHITEEIWHTLTQNENESLALQSFPIVDELINLSPQEAIMTTPIMGINENEEGTIIKLGNQVVGLLDQLPDKVSEFIRKYQQPFTLLGIIFATFLVLELITSVITAIHEFLLLAPLLRLIGLLYSLWFGYQNLVFAKTRQKTWQQLNNWKQEIFGNSSDDKDMALEIESTTPKVISLPLITLIDNHLETSFSVLFETIRAIRNLRAEAEIKPGVKVNVILQSDNDAERIILNQTKTYINELAKVENLIITHSLTEEVFTTDSRGIASVVGTIQILIPLEGIIDIEKLTVKLEKKLGKIEGEIKSLEGRLNNPNFVNKAPKEIIETAENALKESKIQWKILQKRIALLK; encoded by the coding sequence ATGAATAATTCTCACTCCACATTACCCTCTCAATACGAACCTCATACAACAGAAGCAAAATGGCAAGAATTTTGGCGATCGCAAGAAATTTTTAAAGCTAATCCTAAAGATGAAAAAGAGCCTTATGCGATCGTAATTCCCCCCCCTAATGTAACGGGAAGATTGCACATGGGACACGCTTTCAATACATCTCTCATTGATACCTTAATTCGTTACCATCGTATGAGAGGAAAAAATACTCTCTGTTTGCCCGGTACAGATCATGCTAGTATTGCGGTACAAACCATCATTGAAAAGCAACTCAAAGAAGAAGGTAAAACTCGTTATGATTTAGGGAGAGAGAAATTTTTAGAGAAGGCTTGGCAATGGAGAGAAGAATCAGGAGGTGCGATTGTTAACCAACTGCAAAGATTGGGTTTATCCGCAGATTGGAGTAGAGAAAGATTTACCCTAGATGAGAATTTATGTACTGCCGTTAAAACTGCTTTCATTAAATTATATGAAGAAGGCTTGATTTATCGGGGTAATTATATGGTTAACTGGTGTCCTGAATCTCAATCGGCGGTATCAGATTTAGAAGTTGAAAATAAAGAAGTTGATGGAAATTTATGGCACTTACGTTACCCATTAACAGAAGGAGACGAATATGTAGAAGTTGCCACGACACGTCCTGAAACCATGTTAGGAGATACTGCTGTTGCCGTTAATCCTCATGATGAGCGCTATCAACACTTAATTGGTAAAACTCTTATTTTGCCGATAACCTTCCGAGAAATTCCTATTATTGCCGATGAATTTGTTGATCCTGCTTTTGGTACGGGATGTGTTAAAGTAACTCCAGCTCATGATCCTAACGATTTTCAGATGGGTAAACGTCATGATTTACTCTTTATCAATATTCTAAATAAAGATGGTACTATCAACGAAAATGGCGGTGAATTTCAAGGGCAAGATAGATTTGAGGCAAGGAAAAATGTTGTTAATCGTCTGGAAAAAGAAGGATTTTTAGTGAGAGTCGAAGCCTATCGCCATAGTATTCCATACAGCGATCGAGGTAAAGTGCCGGTTGAACCATTATTATCTACTCAATGGTATGTGAAAATTGAGCCTTTAGCCCAAAAAGCCTTAACAGAATTAGACGAGAATAATTCCCCTCATTTTGTGCCACAAAGATGGCAAAAAGTCTATCGTGATTGGCTTGTCAAAATTCAGGATTGGTGCATTTCCCGTCAACTTTGGTGGGGACATCAAATTCCAGCTTGGTATATTATCAGTAAAACTGGAGGAGAAATTACTGACGACACTCCCTTTGTTGTAGCATTCAATGAAAGCGAAGCGAGGGACAAAGCCTGTGAGCAATACGGAGAAGACATAATCATAGCTCAAGATCCAGATGTCCTCGATACATGGTTTTCCTCTGGATTATGGCCTTTTTCAACCATGGGTTGGCCTTTCAATACAGATGATTTAGTTACTTACTATCCCAATGCAACATTAGTGACAGGATTTGATATTATTTTCTTTTGGGTAGCCCGAATGACTATGATGGCTGGACATTTTACCAATAAAATGCCTTTTAAAGATGTATATATTCATGGTTTGGTAAGAGATGAAAACGGCAAAAAAATGTCAAAATCTGCCAATAACGGTATTGATCCTTTATTATTAAGTGATAAGTACGGTACAGATGCTCTTAGATATACCTTAATTCGAGAAGTTGCAGGAGCAGGACAAGATATTAGTTTACAATATAACCGTGAAACAGACGAATCGGAATCTGTGGAAGCTAGTCGTAATTTTGCCAATAAATTATGGAATGCCGCTCGTTTTGTGTTGATGAATCTCGAAGGCAAAACACCTCAACAATTAGGCTATCCCAATTTACAACAATTAGAGTTAAGCGATCGCTGGATCATATCACGATTTAACCAAGTTGTCAAAGAAACAAGAGAATCGATCGAGAATTATGGTTTAGGAGAAGCCGCTAAAGGATTATATGAATTTATCTGGGGTGATTTTTGTGACTCTTACATTGAATTAGTCAAGACTCGTTTATGGCAGAAAGAAGAATCTTCTTCTCGTTTAGTAGCACAACAAACCTTGGGATACATATTGGAAGGAATATTAAAACTTCTACATCCTTTCATGCCTCATATCACTGAAGAAATTTGGCATACTTTAACCCAAAACGAAAATGAAAGTTTAGCTTTACAGTCTTTCCCTATCGTTGACGAATTAATCAACTTATCTCCTCAAGAAGCAATAATGACGACACCCATAATGGGGATAAATGAAAATGAGGAAGGCACTATTATTAAACTAGGAAATCAAGTAGTGGGTTTATTAGATCAACTACCAGATAAGGTTAGTGAATTTATCCGTAAATATCAACAACCTTTCACCCTTTTAGGAATAATTTTCGCTACTTTTCTTGTTTTAGAGTTAATTACGTCTGTTATTACTGCTATTCATGAATTTCTTCTCTTAGCCCCGTTATTGCGTTTAATCGGATTATTATATAGTTTATGGTTTGGTTATCAAAATCTAGTATTTGCAAAGACAAGACAAAAAACTTGGCAACAATTAAATAATTGGAAACAAGAAATTTTTGGAAATTCTAGTGATGATAAAGATATGGCATTAGAAATTGAATCAACCACTCCAAAGGTTATCAGTCTTCCTTTAATCACTCTTATCGATAACCACTTAGAAACCAGTTTTAGCGTATTATTTGAGACAATTCGAGCAATTCGTAATCTCCGTGCTGAAGCAGAAATTAAACCAGGTGTTAAGGTTAATGTGATTTTACAGTCTGATAATGATGCTGAAAGAATAATTTTAAACCAGACTAAAACTTATATCAACGAATTAGCAAAAGTAGAGAATCTTATCATCACCCATAGTTTAACAGAAGAAGTTTTCACAACAGATTCTCGTGGAATAGCTTCTGTTGTTGGTACAATTCAAATATTGATACCCTTAGAAGGTATTATCGATATAGAAAAATTAACAGTTAAACTAGAGAAAAAACTAGGTAAAATTGAAGGAGAAATCAAATCTTTAGAAGGAAGATTAAATAATCCTAATTTTGTTAATAAAGCACCCAAAGAAATTATTGAAACAGCAGAAAATGCTTTAAAAGAGAGTAAAATTCAATGGAAAATTTTACAAAAACGTATTGCTTTATTAAAATAG